The Plodia interpunctella isolate USDA-ARS_2022_Savannah chromosome 9, ilPloInte3.2, whole genome shotgun sequence genome includes the window ttaatgtatttatttcagagatgttatttataaaattaaattataaattttatttcaaaatgtactATGTTTAAGGTTTATTGAAagtgtatgtaaattattgtgtGAACTAATGTggcataacctaaaataaaaaatattgtattgaaaaGTAAGAAGGTTtggtgttttgtttttatctactatgtaataatttctttttcagtcGTAATTTTCTGATGTTTTCTATAATTACTATAGTGTACGTACTTTATTACTATAGGTtacctaatttatatttcgCGAGTCTTATCTTACTATGTTATCTTACTGAAAATGActtatataattgtaaattttaataataaaaataataacaattaacaaattattttattataacaaaaaaaatacatggtaTCTTAACAACAGTCAGCCCAAAATTCAGGCATCGTTATTAACAACTTAATACTAAAACTTGGTATAGTTTTGAAAGGGCACAGCAGTGATTATATATTGGGCATGAGGAGGCTGAGCAGATTCGGATAAATTTATAGGATTTGGTACGTTCAGATGACAGTCGCAATTACAAGATCTCGGTATTGCATGTTCTTGAGGCACAGCTAAGTTTCCCGGTAAATTGTTTGGTATTGTGACCGCTGGGGCACCAGTGGACACAATCGGCATGACATTCAGAGGTTTCCATAGCATATTGCCAGCAGGCATGTACGGGTGGGTATAGTTTGCCACATAAACAGGTTGAAATCCAACATTGTTTGTGGAAACCGTTTTTGGAATACTGTCAAATGCTAACTTGCAATCTTTATTGCATGACAAGTCCTCAGGAACATTTTGTGTGTAATTTTTCTTATCTTCGCATTTATCCAGTTTTATCACGTGCAATGCTGTATCCtccaatttgatttttttagacTGCTGTGTCGTGTGTTGActgttatatattaaatcaCTTCTGTATTTTTTGCACAAATCAATAGAGAACTCAGCAGATGATTTGTAACTCGGGGGATTGCTATGTTTCATAACAGGTGATACATTTATGCAGTCCACACTCAAAGCTGATGTTTGCTCATGTTTTGGTGACAATTCTTTGTAAAATTCCTTCTGAACTTCTGCAGATCTGTCCGGCTTGTAGGTTATATTCTTATTATCACTTACATTTTCTGTACCTTCCAATGACGTCAGCAGTGGCAATTCATTGCTTCGTTGATCGTTAGTTGATGGTAGATCTGgtacattatttaatgaatCGTTAGTAAATGCGACATTCCTATCTTTATTTTGATCTTCA containing:
- the LOC128672606 gene encoding zinc finger protein 2-like isoform X2, translated to MDSRQHSYSSKKAKRYRSAFTTEQVNYLEKEFKKFPYIGNAHRREVASALNIPERAVKIWFQNRRMKEKKETVIKEPEIEDQNKDRNVAFTNDSLNNVPDLPSTNDQRSNELPLLTSLEGTENVSDNKNITYKPDRSAEVQKEFYKELSPKHEQTSALSVDCINVSPVMKHSNPPSYKSSAEFSIDLCKKYRSDLIYNSQHTTQQSKKIKLEDTALHVIKLDKCEDKKNYTQNVPEDLSCNKDCKLAFDSIPKTVSTNNVGFQPVYVANYTHPYMPAGNMLWKPLNVMPIVSTGAPAVTIPNNLPGNLAVPQEHAIPRSCNCDCHLNVPNPINLSESAQPPHAQYIITAVPFQNYTKF
- the LOC128672606 gene encoding zinc finger protein 2-like isoform X1, yielding MQNYLKNQSEVTSSSNFQSRESVFRRKFTNIMDSRQHSYSSKKAKRYRSAFTTEQVNYLEKEFKKFPYIGNAHRREVASALNIPERAVKIWFQNRRMKEKKETVIKEPEIEDQNKDRNVAFTNDSLNNVPDLPSTNDQRSNELPLLTSLEGTENVSDNKNITYKPDRSAEVQKEFYKELSPKHEQTSALSVDCINVSPVMKHSNPPSYKSSAEFSIDLCKKYRSDLIYNSQHTTQQSKKIKLEDTALHVIKLDKCEDKKNYTQNVPEDLSCNKDCKLAFDSIPKTVSTNNVGFQPVYVANYTHPYMPAGNMLWKPLNVMPIVSTGAPAVTIPNNLPGNLAVPQEHAIPRSCNCDCHLNVPNPINLSESAQPPHAQYIITAVPFQNYTKF